The Corylus avellana chromosome ca8, CavTom2PMs-1.0 genome has a segment encoding these proteins:
- the LOC132190723 gene encoding uncharacterized protein LOC132190723 produces the protein MERKQMSHLIDIEDPPVPLVKEAKLRDCYAETIEFNSEKFVKIILMDAAFILEVLLKSSNPTLLEENDRIFNKPWLIQDVWADMLLLENQLPFFILELLFNSYKPWLIQDAWADMLLLENQLPFFSLELLFNSYKPWLIQDVWADMLLLENQLPLFILELLFNSYRTDVLLQNDGTTLTINKLIVVFFQNRMESPGIEEDGKKSCRLVETRKDLDLLVKKGIIENRLSNSREGSLLLNKLADGVILDQDNFYFATLFEELNKYYNTSWHKWKAHLKQKYFRRCVLF, from the exons atggaaagaaagcaAATGAGCCATTTAATCGACATAGAAGACCCTCCTGTTCCATTG GTGAAGGAAGCAAAACTTCGTGATTGTTATGCAGAAACCATTGAGTTTAATAgtgaaaaatttgtcaaaatcaTTCTGATGGATGCTGCCTTCATCCTTGAGGTCTTACTCAAGTCCTCCAACCCTACACTCCTAGAAGAAAACGACCGCATATTTAACAAACCCTGGTTGATACAAGATGTATGGGCCGACATGCTTTTGCTTGAAAATCAGCTTCCCTTCTTCATTCTTGAGCTTCTTTTCAATTCATACAAACCCTGGTTGATACAAGATGCTTGGGCCGACATGCTTTTGCTTGAAAATCAGCTTCCCTTCTTCAGTCTTGAGCTTCTTTTCAATTCATATAAACCCTGGTTGATACAAGATGTTTGGGCCGACATGCTTTTGCTTGAAAATCAGCTTCCCCTCTTCATTCTTGAGCTTCTTTTCAATTCATACAGAACAGATGTCCTTCTGCAAAATGATGGGACGACACTTACAATCAATAAGCTTATAGTAGTCTTTTTCCAAAACCGAATGGAGTCGCCGGGAATAGAAGAAGATGGGAAGAAATCTT GTCGCCTTGTTGAAACACGCAAGGATCTAGACTTATTGGTGAAGAAGGGAATTATTGAGAATAGGCTGAGCAACAGCCGAGAGGGGTCACTTCTGTTAAATAAGCTTGCTGATGGGGTTATTTTGGACCAGGATAACTTCTATTTTGCTACTCTTTTTGAGGAGTTGAACAAATACTACAACACCTCATGGCACAAATGGAAGGCACacttgaaacaaaaatatttcaGACGGTGTGTTCTCTTTTAG